Genomic DNA from Peribacillus sp. FSL H8-0477:
AATTAGGAATCATGATGGGACGCCCATTGCATTAGGCTATCATACTGGTCATTGGGAAATCGGTTTATTAATGAAGGCGGCAGCTGAAGAAATCAGTAAACAAGGAGGCGTTCCCTTTGCAGGATTCGTAAGCGATCCCTGTGATGGCCGTACGCAAGGAACGACCGGGATGTTTGATTCCCTTCCGTATCGAAACGACGCTGCCATCGTTTATCGGAGATTGATACGATCCCTGCCTACACGTCGGGCAGTTATTGGAGTAGCTACATGCGATAAAGGTCTTCCAGCCATGATGGTCGCTTTAGCATCCATGCATGACTTGCCAACGATTATCGTACCTGGAGGTGTTACGCTTCCACCAACCAATGGAGAAGACGCAGGAAAGATTCAAACCATCGGGGCAAGGTACGCAAACAATGAAATTACGTTACAAGAAGCTGCCGATCTCGGATGTCGTGCATGTGCTACACCAGGGGGCGGCTGTCAATTCCTTGGTACAGCTGGTACCTCCCAAGTCGTGGCAGAGGCCCTTGGAATGGCATTGCCTCACTCGGCACTAGCCCCTTCAGGTCAGCCAGTTTGGGTGGAGATGGCTAAGCAATCGGCACGTGCATCATTAGTAATGGAGAAGAAAAAGATAACCACCAAGGATATTATAACGGATAAAGCGATCGAAAATGCGATGGTGATTCACGCAGCTTTCGGGGGTTCGACGAATTTACTCCTTCATATCCCAGCCATTGCTCATGCAGCTAACTGCAAGTTACCAACGGTTGAAGATTGGACAAGGATCAATAGGAAAGTCCCTCGTTTAGTCGATGTACTGCCAAATGGCCCTAGTGGACACACAACCGTAAAGGTCTTCCTAGCAGGTGGAGTTCCAGAGGTCATGCTTCATTTAAGAAAAATGGGTGTCTTGCATGAGGATGTACTAACGGTTACCGGAGAAACGCTTGGTGCCAATCTCGATTGGTGGGAAACATCCGAAAGACGGGCTTTGATGAAAAGACAATTGGTAGAAAATGATGGGATCAATCCTGATGATGTGATCATGGACCCACTCACAGCAAAAGAAAAAGGTCTAACGTCTACCGTTACCTTCCCGAAAGGAAATATTGCTCCTGAAGGATCCGTCATTAAATCAACGTCCATCGATTCATCTGTAGTAGGAGAAGACGGCGTCTATCGCCACACCGGAAAAGCGAAAGTATTTACGTCAGAAAAGACAGCGATAAAAGCGATTAAAACAAGCGGCATTCAAGCAGGCGACATCATGGTCGTTATGGGCGGAGGTCCATCTGGAACCGGGATGGAAGAAACCTACCAACTAACATCGGCATTAAAACATTTGTCATATGGAAAACATGTCTCTCTGATTACAGATGCGCGTTTTTCGGGTGTTTCAACTGGCGCTTGTATTGGACATATTGGACCAGAGGCCTTGGCTGGCGGAGCCATTGGAAAATTGCGTGACGGAGATATCATCGAAATCATTGTGGATCGCAATCAATTAGTGGGTTCCGTTAATTTTGTCGGAACAGAGAATGAAAGACTTTCTTTAGAACAGGCAACAACAGTCTTGGAAGAACGTGACCTTCATCCGGACCTTAAACCGGATCCCCAACTTCCAGATGATACTCGTTTATGGGCTGCCCTTCAATCAGTAAGTGGAGGAACTTGGCGCGGAAACATCTATGATACCGATCGAATTATAGAAGTTCTACAAGCAGGAGTAAAAGCATTAGACGAAGAAAAAAACTCATTCAAAATTAATGCATAGCATTCAACGATAAGTACATTTTTACCTTTTATCCTCCCCATATCCTCAGAAAATGGATGATGATGATGGATGATGATGATGGATGTTGATTTTTTCAGAACAAAATTGAGAGCGGTTACGATATTCATCACCCTATGGACTAGTAAACAAAATAGCATAAGCCATCCCAGAGTTACTAACTATTTTAGTAAGTTTGAGCAAACCGAAATATTTTAATTATTTTATGGGAGGTTTATTATGCCATTACTTATAGTAGCGTTTGGGATTATCCTCTTGCTCATTTTGATTACTGGATTCAAGTTAAATACTTTCGTGCGGTACACTTGGTCATATCGCTTTAATCTTTGGGCTTGGAGCCATGCTCGGCAGGCTAATTGCTGATGCAGGAGGAGCCCAGCGGATTACCATGACCTTAATTAACAAATTTGGCGAAGATAAAATTCAATGGGCTGTTGTGGTTGCTTCTTTTATCGTCGGAATCGCCCTATTCTTTGAAGTAGGATTGGTGTTATTGATTCCGATTGTATTCACCATGGCCAAAGAACTGAAAGTCTCTATTTTGCACCTAGGTATTCCGATGGCTGCAGCCTTATTAGCCACGCATAGTTTCTTGCCCCCGCATCCAGGGCCAACAGTCATAGCTGGTGAATATGGTGCAGATATTGGATTGGTTTTACTTTACGGAATGAGTGTCGCCATACCAACCGTCATCCTTGCCGGTCCCCTATACACGAAGTTCGCTAAAAAAATTGTACCTGTTGCATTCAAAAAAACTGGTAATATCGCTTCTTTAGGCGAACAAAAAACATTCAAGCTGGAAGAAACACCTGGTTTCGGAATAAGTGTATTAACCGCCATGTTCCCTGTTTTATTAATGGCCATAGCTACAATCCTTGATATGGTTCAAAAATCAGTAGGATTTCAAGATAATACATTAATAGAAATCGTTCGTCTGGTAGGAAACGCTTCAACTGCCATGTTGTTATCTTTATTTCTTGCATTCTATACAATGGGAATGGCAAGAAAGACTCCAATCAAAGATGTAATGGCTTCCTGTACCTCATCGATTGCCGCAATTGGGATGATGGTCTTAATCATTGGAGGCGGCGGTGCTTTCAAGCAAGTACTCATTACTGGGGGTGTAGGAGATTATGTAGCAGAATTATTTACAGGCAGTGCAATGTCACCGATCATTCTTGCCTGGTTAGTTGCTGAAATATTACGGGTTTCCTTAGGATCAGCCACAGTTGCCGCTATCTCCACGGCAGGATTAGTTATCCCTATATTGGCTCAATACGACGTTAATTTAGCCTTGGTAACGCTCGCAACTGGAGCCGGCAGTTCAATTTGCTCGCATGTGAATGAAGCAGGCTTTTGGATGATTAAAGAATGGTGCCAAAACCAAAATGTTACCTACTCACAGTTCCATTATTGGACGAGGAAGTTTAAAGATGAAGAAACTACTACCGAAACCACTCAGTGTTTGTCCTTTATACAAACTGTCAGGGCTTCATCTATTGTTGACCGGAAATGGCTGATGGCGAGTTGGATGACTTGAAGTTGATCTCTTATATATCTTGGATAACGAATCCCTAATTCATGAACAAACTGTTCTGCACTTTCTTGTTCATTGAACTGGCGAATGATCGTTTCCTTGTATGCTTGTATTCCTTTTGAACGATCTATCTCTACTATGATGCCTATTCTTTATTAGTTGACCTGTTCCCAGACACAAGGTGTGTTTAGCTAGTACATCTCCTTCCGGAGTTGCTCTTATGATAAGTTCCTTTTCTTTAACCTCGACATAGACTGTATTATTTCCCCTTGGACGGTACGTTCCTATCGGGAGGGAATAACGATAGATTTATATTTAATCACATTGTCCTTGTGGATGGTTCTTGATATACTAGAACCATGGTTGCTCTCGAAAGAGAGTAAAGATGAGACTGGTTTTAAGTGTTGCTTTTCGAGGGCGTGCACTTCTACCGGTCTCTTTTTAATTGTAAAGTGTACATTATAATTCTCCGTTCTTTTTAACCAGGCTAGGCAACTTTCGTTCCAAGAATTTCTATTCGAAAACACCCGATGTCTGGCGAAATTCATTTTCACGTATTTTACTACGTTTTCTACTTTTCCTTTACTTTGTGGATCAGCCTTTCTACATAAGTAAATCCGGAATCCTCGTTCTTTTTGATAGGCTTGGAATTAACCAGTCAGGACAATATCTCCCGCATTTTCACTTTCCGTTATTAGATGGTCCTGATCATAAACGATTTCTTCGGGCATTCCTCCAAAGAAAGAAAATGCTTTCTCATGACAATGAATCGTATCTCTTGTTGTAAAAGATCTGTTTAATTACTCCACATATTTACCGAGAGTGGGAGAGGACAAAAAGTTATGAAGTATAATTTAATGTCTTTATTTTCAGTGTTTTTACCTGTGATTTCTCCCCAGTCAACCTGTACCTGTTGTCCCATTGGTAGCTCTTCAACTGCCTCGTGCATGCGAGGATGAATCATTTTAGGGATATGATAGATGTCTCTTATATCACTTACATAACTCCGAATCGTACTGGCCCCAACTTCTAACGACGGAAAACGTTCTTTTAACCAATCTTCAATTTGTGCCGAAGATAAGTCTGGATGTTCTTTTAACCAAGTGACTATCCTATCCCGATAGGGATCCAGCTTCTTTTGTCTTATACCAAGAGCAATCATCCAATTCGTTGCTTCATCAAAAGTCATATCTAAGTATTTGTAAACTGTATTTCTAGAAATCTTAATTTTTTTGCAATGGCTGCCACTTTAAAGCCCTGTTTTTTTAATTGGGGCACTTCAACAATCAAAAGTGATTTTTCCACCTTTCAGATTCTCCAGCTAAACAATGATTTTATTTATCATAGCTTAGTTGAACCAATAATTAGATAAAAAGTGTTCAATTCCATTTGTCAGAAACTGTTTATTATAGTCTAGCAGTTACAACAAACTGCGTTTAGAGAAAAGCAGGCCCATGAAGTGCACCCCAAAAAGTTAGAGTCATAATCTAACTTTTGGGGTGTTTTAGTATGGCTAAATATAGCGATGAGTTTAAGTTGATGAT
This window encodes:
- a CDS encoding YjhG/YagF family D-xylonate dehydratase, yielding MSFQSIFGEEDVSLYKIQTHAKGADGSLPLTSEMLLESPSGDLFGLSQNVGMGWAASNLLGKQVLILGTQGGIRNHDGTPIALGYHTGHWEIGLLMKAAAEEISKQGGVPFAGFVSDPCDGRTQGTTGMFDSLPYRNDAAIVYRRLIRSLPTRRAVIGVATCDKGLPAMMVALASMHDLPTIIVPGGVTLPPTNGEDAGKIQTIGARYANNEITLQEAADLGCRACATPGGGCQFLGTAGTSQVVAEALGMALPHSALAPSGQPVWVEMAKQSARASLVMEKKKITTKDIITDKAIENAMVIHAAFGGSTNLLLHIPAIAHAANCKLPTVEDWTRINRKVPRLVDVLPNGPSGHTTVKVFLAGGVPEVMLHLRKMGVLHEDVLTVTGETLGANLDWWETSERRALMKRQLVENDGINPDDVIMDPLTAKEKGLTSTVTFPKGNIAPEGSVIKSTSIDSSVVGEDGVYRHTGKAKVFTSEKTAIKAIKTSGIQAGDIMVVMGGGPSGTGMEETYQLTSALKHLSYGKHVSLITDARFSGVSTGACIGHIGPEALAGGAIGKLRDGDIIEIIVDRNQLVGSVNFVGTENERLSLEQATTVLEERDLHPDLKPDPQLPDDTRLWAALQSVSGGTWRGNIYDTDRIIEVLQAGVKALDEEKNSFKINA
- the tnpA gene encoding IS66 family insertion sequence element accessory protein TnpA; the protein is MIKEWCQNQNVTYSQFHYWTRKFKDEETTTETTQCLSFIQTVRASSIVDRKWLMASWMT